The genomic DNA GCGAAGAAGCTCACCGCGAGCAGGCAGGCCGCCGCGCTGACGATGCGTCCGGTGTGCCCGAGGCCGTCGGCCACGGCGGTCCCGTTGTCCGCGCCCTGCTCGTGCAGCTCCTTGATCCGGCTGGTGACGAACACCTCGTAGTCCATGGACAGGCCGAAGGCGATGCAGAACATCAGCATCGTCATCGACACCTCCATCGGCTGGGCGGTGAAGCCGAAGACCGAGGAGAGGTTGCCGTCCTGGAACATCCAGGTCATCACGCCCAGGGTGGCGCCCAGGCTGAGGAGGTTGAGGACCAGCGCGCGCAGCGGCTGCACCACGCTGCCGGTGAAGAGGAAGAGCAGCACGAAGGTGCTGAGCACGACGAGCGCAACGGCGATCGGCAGCCGGTCCGCGAGGGAGTCCTTGGAGTCGACGAGCGCGGCGGCGACCCCGCCGACCCGCGGTTCCGCGCCCTCGGGCGGCGCGACCCCGCGTACGTCCGCGACCAGCCGCTGGCCGGCGTCCGACTTCGGCGCCGCCTCGCCGACGACGCTGAGCTGCTGCGCGTCGGGCCGGCCGAGCGCGGCGCTGCCGGCGCCGGCGGGCTCGCCCGCGGCGTACGTCGCGGTGCTCGCCTCGACGCGGACGACGCCGTCCAGGCCGGAGAGTTCGCTCGCGTACGCCGCCAGCGGGGCCTCGGCGACGGCCCCGTCGATGACGACGTGGACCGCCCCGTCGTCGTTGCCCGCGAAGTCCTCCCGCAGCACCGTGGCGACCTGGCGGCTCCGGGAGTCCTCGGGCAGCACCCGCTCGTCGGGCGTGCCGAACGTGATGCCCAGCAGCGGGCTCGCCGCCAGCAGCAGCACCGCGAGCACCGGCAGCGCCGTGAGCGCGGGGCGCCGCATGACGGTACGGGCCAGCCTCCCCCACAGCGGGGAACGGGAGTCACCGCGCCCGGACTTCGCCCACGGCAGCCTGCCGCCGTTGACGCGGTGGCCCAGCACGGCGAGCAGCGCCGGCATCACGAAGAGCGTGCCCAGCGCGGCGATGGCGACGACGCCGACCCCGGCATAGCCGAAGGACCGCAGGAAGTACTGCGGGAAGACCATCAGCGCCGCGAGCGCGGCGGCCACGGTGGCGGCGGAGAACACGACGGTACGGCCCGCGGTGTGCACCGTGGTGCGTACGGCTTCGGCGACGGACGCGCCCGTGCCGAGCTGCTCGCGGAACCGGCTGACCATCAGCAGCGCGTAGTCGATGCCCAGGCCCAGGCCGAGCGCCGTGGTGAGGTTGACCGCGGAGACGGAGACGTCGGTGACGCTGCCGAGGACGAAGAGCTGCGCGAAGGTGCCGGCGATGGCGATGAGCGCGATGGCCAGCGGCAGCAGCGCCGCGACCACGCTGCCGAAGACGAACAGCAGCAGCACCAGCGTCAGCGGCACGGCGATCGCCTCGGCGAGCACCAGGTCCTTCTGCACCTGCGGCGACAGCTCGACGTCCACGGCGCTGCCGCCGCCGGCCCGGACGTCGAGGCCGCCGGCCCGCTCCCCGGTGAAGGCGTCGACGACGCCTTCGGCGTTCTCCGCGCGCTCGGTCTCGTCGCCCTCGACGTGCGCGAGCACCAGGGCCTCGCCGCGGTCCTTCGAGCGCAGGGCGGGATTGCCCGCGTCCCAGTACGAGACGACGTTCGTGACCCGGTCGTCGGCCCTCAGCGCGGTCACCAGGTCCCGGCCGCCCTCCGCGACCGGCCGGGCGTCGACATCGGCGCCGTCCCGGGTGGCCCGTACCAGCAGGACGAGGTTCGTCTCCCCGCCGAACTTGCCGTCGATGATCTCGCCGGCCCGGGTGGACTGGGCGGACGGGTCGTCGTAGCCGCCGCCCTTGAGCTGGGCGAAGGCCCCGGCGCCGAGGGCGCCCATGAGGACGACGGCCACGGCGGCGACGACGAGGACCAGCCGGGACCGGCGGATCGCCAGCTCGGCTATGCGGTTGAACACGGTGGGTCTCCTTTGTGCATGTAACGCGATATGTCCGTCAAGCGGCAAGGGGTCGGCCCGGGTCGACGGGGAGGGGGGCCGGCGCGCACGACGGTAGCCAGGCGACGGAGAATTTGGCAGTGTTAAGTTTTTCTGACAAGCTGCCGCCGAACGGGGAGTTGCCATGACCGTGGACGAACGCCCCGCGCCCCCGCCGTCGCTGCGCGAGCGGCGCCGGACGGTCGCGGTCCGGGAGATCGTGGACGCCGCCGAGGCGCACATCACGGAACACGGTCCGGCGGCGCTGTCACTGCGGGCGGTCGCGCGCGGGCTGGGGATGACGGTGCAGGCGCTGTACCACTACTTCCCCAGCAGGGACGCGCTGCTGACGACGCTCATCACCAAGACGTACGACGACCTGGCGGCGGCGGTGCAGGAGGCCGCCGACGCGGCCGGCCCCGGGGGCGGGGCGGGGTTCGCCGCCGCGACCGAGGGCTACCGCCGCTGGGCGGTGGCCAACCCGGAGCGGTTCCAGTTGATCTACGGCACGCCGCTGCGGTACTACGCGGCGCCCGCCGAGGGGCCGACCACGCAGGCCGTGCGCAGGATGAGCGCCGTCTTCGAGCGCGAGATGTTCCGCGGGTACGGGAGGGACCGGCTCGCCGCCGCCGGCATCCCGCCCCTCTCCCCCGAACTCCACGCCGTGCTCGACGGCTTGCGCGGGAGCGACCCGGCGGCGCTGCCGCCGGCGGCGGTCGCGCTGCTGTTCAGCGCGTGGGGGCACATGCACGGGCTGGTGGTGCTGGAGGTGTTCGGCCACACCGCGTTCCTCGGCGACCACCGCGCCGAGCTGTTCCGCCTGTCGATGCACAACCTGCTCACCGACATCCGCCGCCGCATCCCGGACGCCGCGTAGGCCGTACGACTCGCCGGCCGGTGCGGGTCAGGGGTTACGGGCCGGGGGTTACGGGCCGGCAGTGAACCCGCCGCCTACGGGGAACCTCAGCGGCACGCCGCCGACGATACCGGGGGCCTCCCGCCCTTGGGCCGGGAGGCCGGGCCGATCCCGCCGGCGGTCTCCTCGGCCCGGCCGTGGCTCAACCCGCGCCCCGCCCGCGTTCTCCCGCGTCTTCGCCCGTTCGGTCAGGACACGGATTCGCCTTCGGCCCGGGCCCGGGAGGCGTCGGCTTCCGCCCTCAGCCGCTCGGCCCCCTCGTGGTCCCCCACCTCGTCGAGATAGAACGCCTGCCACTCGCGGGCACGCAGGGTTTCCTGGTGGTCGGGGGCTTCGGCGCGCGCCCAGTCGGCCACGACCTCGCCCATCAGCCGGGCCGCCTCGGCGTAGTCCCCCGCCCCGCCGACGTAACGGGCGTGGAAATGGCGCGCATTCATGGTGTCGCGGTGGTCGGGCCCCACGACGCGCGCCCAGTCGGCCACGACCTCGCCCATCAGTCGGGCCGCCTCGGCGTACTCCTCCGCCTCGCCCAGCTCCCACGCACTGAGGTGGCGGGCGAGCAGGGTGTCGCGGTGGTCGGGGCCGAGGAGGCGCGCCTGATCGGCGGCCAGTCCTGCGTGCAGCCGGGCGGACTCCACGTGCTCCCCCGACGTGCCGAGATGGGAAGCGTGGCGCTCGCGCGCGCTCAGGGTGTCGTCGTGGTCAGGACCCAGGACGCGGCCGGTGTCGGCGGCCAGTTCCGCGTACGCGCGCGCGGCCTCCGCATGCTCCCCGGCCTCACCGAGATGGCGGGCCCTGCTGCCGCGGGCGGCCAGGGTCTCGGCGTGGTCGGGGCCACGCACCCGGGACAGGTCGGGGAGGAGTTCGCCCATCAGGCGGGCGCCTTCCGCGTGGTCCCCCGCCAGTCCGACGCAGTGGGCGTGGAGCATGCGGGCGACCAGGGTCTTCTCGTGGTTGCGCCCGTGCACGCGGATCCGGTCGTCGAGGAGGACCGCGAACAGGCGCGCCGCCTCCGCGTGGTCCCCCGAGTCCGCGAGATTGGTGCCGTGGAGATGGCGGGTGAGCAGGGTGTCGGGGTGGTTGGGGCCGAGCACACGGGCGGTGTCCGTGACGATGTCAGCCAGCAGGCGCACGGCCTCCTCGTGCCGGCCCGCGTTGCCGACGGCCTCGGCGTGGCCCCGGCGGGTGGTCACGGTGTTGCGGTGGTCCGGGCCCAGCCGGCGTACGAACTCCGGGATCAGATCGCCCAGCAGAGCCGCGGCCTCCGCCTCCCGGCCCGACTCCGCGACGGCCATGGCGTGGTGCTGGCGGGCGTAGAGGACATCGATATGGTCGGGCCCCTGCACACGGCTGCGGTCCGCGACGACCTCGGCCAGCCGGCGGGCGGCCTCCTCGGACTCGCCCGTCCTCTTGAGCTTGAGGGCCTGCCGGTGGCGGCGGCGCAGTGCGCGGGGGCGGTCGGCCTTCGGTACGCGACCGGAGGCGGCGGGCGCGGGCTCGGGCTCCGGGGGCGGGCCGGCCGGCTGCGTGGGTTCGTACCGCGGGGGTGCGGTCATGGTGGGCGCGTCGTGCGGGGGCGGCGGGGCGTTGTCCGGCTCGGTGTTCGGCGCGGTATTGCGCGCGGTGGGCGGTACGGCACGGGCCTGGATGAGGGTGTGCACGGCCTCGGGCCACCGCGCGGCGGCCGGGAAGTCGTCGCCCGGGTCCCACTCCGCGGCGATCAGGCCGAGGAGTTCGGCGGGGGTGGGCCGGTCGTCCGGGTTCTTGGCCAGGCACGCGGCGACGAGGGTGCGTATCCGCTCGGGCACCTCGTCCAGTTGCGGTTCCGCCGTGACCACGCGGTGCAGGACGCCCAGCGGCGTGCCGCGCCCGAACGGCTCGACGCCGCCGGCAGCGTAGGCCAGGACGGCACCGAAGGAGAAGACGTCGCCCGCCTGCCGGACATCGCCGTCCCGGGCCTGTTCCGGGGACATGAAGCCCGGCGTGCCGATGGTCGCGCCGGTCCCGGTGAGCACGGTGCCGTCCACGGCGCGGGAGATCCCGAAGTCGATGACCCGCGGGCCGTCCGCGGCCAGCAGCACGTTCGACGGCGTGAGGTCGCGGTGGAGCAGCCCCTCGGCGTGGATGGCCTGCAGCGCCTCGACCAGCCCGGCGGCCAGCGGCCACACCGAGACCTCGGGGAACGGACCGGCCGCGCGCACGGCTTCCGCCAGGGAGGGGCCCGGGACGTAGAGCGTGGCGATCCACGGCGGATCGTCCTCCGGGCCCGCCGCCATCACGGGCGCGGTGTACGCGCCGCTGACCGACCGGGCGGCGGCCACCTCCCGCCGGAACCGGCCGCGGAACTCGGGCTGCCGCGCCAGATGGGCGTGCACCACCTTCACCGCCGCGGCCCGCCCGCCGGGCGACCGGCCGAGGAACACCTCCCCCATGCCGCCCGCGCCCAGCCGGCCGCGTAGCACGAAGTCGCCCACCCGGGCGGGATCCCCAGCCGCCAGCGGCTCCACGGCACTCTCCTTCCGCGCCGGAGCACACGTCCCGGCACTGCTCGCCCCCCTACCCAACCACCAAGCGGTTCCCCGGTAGTTGACCTTGGCGCGACCGGTACCCCCGATCGGCGGGGGACCCGTCCCGGACGGTGGCGGATACGGTGCGGGCGGAACCCGGCACGGCGGGGAGGAGCGGGCATCGTGGGACGTGTGCGGCGGGGCGTGGCCGGGCTCGTGCCGGTCGCGGTCGCCGGGCCGGCGGGCCCGCCGCCTGCACCGGCGGCGACGACGCGAAGGGGCGGGAGGAGGCGGACCCGACGGCTTCCCCGACCCGCTACCGCGTACGCCGCCGCCGGCGCGGCAGACGGTGGCAAGCAGCGAGGACGCCTGCGACTTCACCGGGCCGTTCGAGGCCGGCAAGGTGGGGCCGGGCCCTCGGCAGACGTGCCCCGAGTCAGCCCTCTCCCCTGCCACCGACTTCCAGTTGGTGACGGGCGACGCGCTCGCCGACCGGCTCCGCCCGTTCGTGGCGGGGCCGCCGCTGACACCGGCGACCGCCGCGGGCCCGCGGGGGGCGCGGCGGTCGCGGTGCCGTAGCGCGCGCGGCCGGCCGTACGCGAACGGGCGCGGGGTCCGCGCCCGTTCCCGTACGCGCTCAGGCCCTCAGGACAGCAACTGCTTCCACACCGTTGCGTCCAGCTCCCGGCCCGACGGCGCCCGCCGCCCGCGGCCGAGCAGCGCCTCGACGGCCTTCGTGACCTCGCCGCCGGCCCCGGCGCGTCCACGCGGGGTGATCAGCGGCCAGATGTCCGCGCCGAGGTAGCCGGTCTCGTCGTTGCGCTTGTGGTACTCCGCCGAGCAGGAGTGCCGCTCGACGCCCCCGTCCTCGGCGAGCTTGGCCACGGCCCGCTTCGTCTCCGGGCCGAAGAGCCCGTCGGCGGGCAGCCCGTTGAACCCGCGGGCGCGCAGCAGGTGCTGCGCCGCGCGCACCACGGGGCCGCTGTCGCCGGGGCGCAGCAGCGGCCAGACGGCGGTCCGCTCGGGCTTCGGGGCGCCGAGCACCCCGGCCACCGCGTCGCGCAGCTCCGGCAGGCGGGCGTAGAGCACGTCGCCGGGGCACTCGGTGGAGTTGAAGTCGCGGTGGCCCATGATGTTCTCCACCGGCCGCCCGTACTGGCCGGCGATCCAGGCGACCATCGCGACGAGCGAGTCCCACAGCGCGGTGGGCACGTCGACGTCGGTGTAGAGGCCCTCGTTCTCGATGCCGATGACCTCGCTGTTGCGGCCGCCGACGTTGGCGCCCTGCACGTGCTGGGTGCCGCCGCGCACGACGTCCAGGGTCTCGTGCCGGCCTTCGAGGCAGAATCCGCCGCGGCTGATGGTGAACTGCTGGCCGGTGTCGCCCCATCCCTGGGTGTCCATGTGGAAGTTCTGGATGGACCGGCAGATTTCCATGGCGTGTTCGAGCGAGTAATCCTCGCTGTTGCCCGGTTCCGCGGTGTGGTGGACGGCGATGTACGTCGGCACGTGGTCGAGGACGACGATGTCGATTTCCGGCGGTCGGGCACCCCATTCCGCGGTGCCGTAGATGCGCGGCTCGGGCGCCGCGAGCGCACGGGCGCCGCGCGGCGGGGCGGGGGCCGCGCCGGGCGCGGCCGTGGTCGCTGAGCTGGGCGTGGCGTGTGCGAGCCCCGCAGCGCCGAGGCCGAGCGCGCCGGCCGCGGAGGCGGTCAGTCCGCCGCGCAGCAGGGCGCGGCGGTCGAAACCCGGATGTGCTGCCATCCTGGTCTCCTTCTTCAGGTGGGGGGTGGATGTGGGGGGATCAAGGATTGTGCGCGCGCGCTGTCCGGTCGGCCATGAAAACATCCGGGACATGCACACGACAACCCCCGAGTAACAACGGCCCCTATTCCACGGGGAATTGGGGTCAACTCCCGCGTCAATGGGCCGACCAATGAAAACGACGATACGCGAATAGCGATGACGCCCGTCGCCGCCTCGCCGGGCGCGGGGTAGCCTCTCGCACGACCGTCGAGGAGGTCCGGTGGTACGCGAACAGGCAGGCCGGGTGCTCGGGGCCAACCTGCGGGCGCTGCGTGCCCGGGCGGGGCTCTCCCTCTCCGGGCTGGCGCGCGCCTCCGGGATCGCCAAGGGCACGCTGTCGCAACTGGAGACCGGGACCGGGAACCCCACCATCGAGACCGTGTTCAGTTTGTCGAACGCCCTGGGGGTGCCGGTGTCCTCGCTGCTCACCGAGCGCGAGGACCCGGACGTGCTGCTGGTGCGCTCGGCGGGCCTCGAAGTGCTCAGCAGCAACGCGGTCGACCTGCGGATGCTGCGCCGGATGGACCTCACCGACACGGTCGTCGAGCTGTACGACCAGCGGGTGCGCCCCGGCGAGGTGCAGCACTCGGCGGGCCACCCCGGGCGCGAGCACGTCGTCGTCACCTCCGGGCGGCTCCGGGTGGGCCCGCCGGAGGCGCCGTACGAGCTGGGCCCGGGCGACTACGTCTGCTTCCAGGCCGCCGCCCCGCACGTCTACGAGACCGTCGGGGGCCCGGTGCTCTCGGTGCTGATGCTGGAGTACCCGGCCGCCGCGCACCCGGTTCCGCCGGTCGCCTCGTGCGCCGTTCCTGCGCCGCGACAGAACGCACATCGCGTCCCCGGAACAGGGGCTTGACCGCCGATCGGCGCCCTCCATACGCTCGTTGCCGTTCGTTTTAATGAACGGAGGTGGGCGGCAGGTGGCGTACGACGTCGTGGTCGTGGGCGCCGGTGTGATCGGCGCGGCCTGTGCCGAGGCGCTGACCGCAGCCGGGCTCTCGGTGGCCGTGCTCGACCGCGGCGCCCCCGCGAGCGGCACCACCGCCGCGGGCGAGGGCAACGTCCTGGTCTCCGACAAGGCGCCGGGACCCGAGCTGGCCCTCGCCCAGCACTCCCGCCGCCGCTGGCCCCATCTGCTCGCGGAACTGCGCGACCTGCTCGGCCCGCGCCGCGCGGAGGCGGAGTGGGAGGCCAAGGGCGGCCTCGTCGTCGCCACCGCGCCCGCGGCGGCCGGTGCGCTCGCCGACTTCGCCGCCGCCCAGCGCACCGCGGGCGTCCGGGCGGAGCCGGTGACCCCCGCCGAGGCCGGGGCGCTGGAGCCGCACCTGACCGCGGACGTCACGGCGGCCGTCCACTACCCGCAGGACGGCCAGTTGCAGCCGGTGCTCGCGACGACGGCGCTGCTGGCGGCGGTACGGGAGCGGGGCGGGCGGGTGCGCGCCGGCGTCACCGCGCACGGGGTGGTGACCGGTGCCGGGGGCGCCGTCACGGGCGTGCGCACCGACCGGGGCACGGTGCCGTGCGGCGCGGTCGTCAACGCCTGCGGGCCGTGGGCCGGCCGGTTCGCCGCGGCGGCGGGGGCGCCGGTCGCGGTGCTGCCGCGGCGCGGGCTCGTCCTCGTCACCGCCGCGCTGCCGGCGGGCACGGTGCGGCACAAGGTCTACGACGCCGACTACGTCGGCGCGGTCGCGGGCGGCACCGCGGACCTGCAGACGTCGACCGTCGTGGAGGCGACGCGGTCCTGCACGGTGCTCATCGGCTCCAGCCGGGAGCGGACCGGCTTCGACGAGACGGTGCGGGTGGCGGTGCTGCGCGAGCTGGCGCGGAAGGCGGCCGGGCTGTTCCCCGTGCTCGCCGGAGTGCCGGTGATCCGCGCGTACGGCGGCTTCCGGCCGTACGTCCCCGACCATCTGCCGGTGATCGGCGAGGACCCGCGGCGCCCCGGGCTCTGGCACGCGACGGGCCACGAGGGCGCGGGCATCGGGCTGGCGGCGGGCACCGGGCAGTTGCTGGCGGATCTGTTCACGGGACGGGCGCCGGAGGTGGCCGCGGAGCCCTTCCGGGTGGACCGCCCAGGGGTCATGACACAGGCGGAGGCGGCGGATGAACCGGCGTAGGCGGGGGCGGGCGTGGGGCGGCGGGGCCGGTGCGGCAGGCCCGTCGCCGGACCGTGCGGCGGGGGCAGGTGAGCAGCGTCCGGGCGCGGGCCCGGCGGGCCGGGGCGGGGACCTGATGATCGTGCGGGTCGACGGGGAGGAACTGGTCACCGAGTCGGGGCGGACCGTCGCCGGGCTGCTGCTGGCGCTCGGCCGGGTCTCCTGGCGTACGACCCGCGGCGGCGGCCGGCCGCGCGGCGTCTTCTGCGGCATCGGCGTCTGCCACGACTGCCTCGTGGTCGTCAACGGCGCCGCCGACGTCCGCGCCTGCCAGCGCCTCGTGCGCGACGGCGACGACATCCGCACCCAGGACGGCGCGGAGCTGCCGGCATGAGCGGGCCGGGGGTGGCAGGACCCGTCGTCGTCATCGGCGGCGGGCCCGCCGGGATGGCCGCCGCCAGGGCCGCGGCCCGGCTCGGCGTCCGCGTCCTGCTCGTGGACTCCGGCGCGATGCTCGGCGGGCAGTACCACCGGCAGAACTCCCTTGCGGGCCGGGACCTGTTCGCGCTGCCGCCCGGCGTCGAGCATCTGCCGCACACCGTCGTCTGGGCGCTGGAGCCCGTGCCGGGAGGCGGGCACCGGGTGCACCTCCGCACCGGACCCGCCGACGGCCCCGGCCGTACCGGGCGCGAGGTCGGGACCCGGGCGCTGGTGCTGGCCACCGGGGCGTACGACAGGGCGCTGCCGTTCCCCGGCTGGGACCTCCCCGGCGTCTACACCGCGGGCGCCGCGCAGGCGCTGGCGAAAGGGCAGGGCGTGCGCGTCGGCGAGCGGGTGCTCGTGGCCGGCACCGGTCCTTTCCTGCTGCCGGTCGCCGCGTCGCTGACGGCGGCCGGGGCCGGGGTGGCGGGGGTGCTGGAGGCCGCCGAGCCGGTCACGGCCTGGCTGCGGCGGCCCGCCGGCGCCGTCGCCGGATGGCGCAAGTTCGGCGAACTCGCCGGGTACGCCGCGCTCCTGGCCCGCCACCGCATCCCGTACCGGCGCCGCACCGCCGTCGTCGCCGCGCACGGCACGGACCGCGTGGAGGCGGTCACCACCGCGCGGCTCACTCCCGGCTGGGAGACCGTGCCGGGCAGCGAGCGGCGGGTGGAGGCCGACGCGGTGTGCGTCGGCTTCGGGTTCGTGCCGCAGGTGGAGACCGCACTCGCGGCGGGCTGCGCGCTCGACGGCGGGTTCGTCGCGGTCGACGCCGCGCAGGCCACCTCCGTGCCCGGGGTGTTCGCGGCCGGCGAGCTGACGGGCGTCGGCGGCGCCGGCCCGGCCGCCGCGGAGGGCGAGGTCGCGGGCGTCGCCGCCGCGAAGCTCCTCGGCGCCCGCCCGGCGCCCCCGGCGGCGGCGCTGCGCCGGGTACGGGCCGGGCGCGGGTTCGCCGCCGCGCTGGCGCGGGCGTACCCGGTGCGGGACGGGTGGCGCACCTGGCTGGCCGACGACACCCTCGTGTGCCGCTGTGAGGAGGTCCCGTACGGCGAGCTGCGCCGCTCGGTGCAGGAGCGCGAGGCGCTCGGGGTACGGGCCGTGAAGCTGGTCAGCAGGGCCGGGCTCGGCCAGTGCCAGGGCCGCGTGTGCGGCCCCAACGTCGCCTGCCTGACGGGCGTGCCGGACGCGGCGGCGTTCGCACGCCGCCCGATCGCCTCACCGGTGCGGCTGGGCGAGCTGGCCGAGCCGCCGCCCGCGGAACCGGAGCCGGGAACGTGACCGTACCCGTACCGCCAGACCGTCCTTCGAAGGAGACCGCCATGCCGCACCACACGTGGGACAGAGCCGTCCCGGCCCACCCGGCGGGGGTGTGACATGCGCGCCTCCCGCTACTTCACGGCCGTCGACTCGCACACCGAAGGCATGCCGACCCGGGTGATCACGGGCGGCGTCGGGGTGGTGCCCGGCGCCACGATGGCCGAGCGCCGCGAGTACTTCGCCAAGCACCTGGACGACATCCGGCAACTGCTGGTGAACGAGCCGCGCGGGCACGCCGCGATGAGCGGCGCGATCCTCCAGCCGCCGACCCGGCCGGACGCCGACTACGGCGTGCTCTACATCGAGGTCTCCGGGCTGCTGCCGATGTGCGGGCACGGCACGATCGGCGTGGCCTCGGTGCTGGTCGAGACCGGGATGGTCACGGTCACCGAGCCGGTCACGGAGGTCCGGCTGGACACGCCCGCGGGGCTGGTGATCGCCCGGGTCGCGGTCTCGGGCGGCAGGGCGGAGTCGGTGACGTTCCGCAACGTGCCGTCGTTCGCGCTGGAGCTGGACGCGGCGGTGGAGGTGCCGGGGCTGGGGCGGGTCACGTACGACAT from Streptomyces sp. CMB-StM0423 includes the following:
- a CDS encoding MMPL family transporter, translated to MFNRIAELAIRRSRLVLVVAAVAVVLMGALGAGAFAQLKGGGYDDPSAQSTRAGEIIDGKFGGETNLVLLVRATRDGADVDARPVAEGGRDLVTALRADDRVTNVVSYWDAGNPALRSKDRGEALVLAHVEGDETERAENAEGVVDAFTGERAGGLDVRAGGGSAVDVELSPQVQKDLVLAEAIAVPLTLVLLLFVFGSVVAALLPLAIALIAIAGTFAQLFVLGSVTDVSVSAVNLTTALGLGLGIDYALLMVSRFREQLGTGASVAEAVRTTVHTAGRTVVFSAATVAAALAALMVFPQYFLRSFGYAGVGVVAIAALGTLFVMPALLAVLGHRVNGGRLPWAKSGRGDSRSPLWGRLARTVMRRPALTALPVLAVLLLAASPLLGITFGTPDERVLPEDSRSRQVATVLREDFAGNDDGAVHVVIDGAVAEAPLAAYASELSGLDGVVRVEASTATYAAGEPAGAGSAALGRPDAQQLSVVGEAAPKSDAGQRLVADVRGVAPPEGAEPRVGGVAAALVDSKDSLADRLPIAVALVVLSTFVLLFLFTGSVVQPLRALVLNLLSLGATLGVMTWMFQDGNLSSVFGFTAQPMEVSMTMLMFCIAFGLSMDYEVFVTSRIKELHEQGADNGTAVADGLGHTGRIVSAAACLLAVSFFAFGTAQISFMQMFGLGSGLAILIDAVAVRGVLVPAAMRLLGRSAWYAPGPLRRFHRRFGLSEGGTVPGNAVPLPPRLPARR
- a CDS encoding TetR/AcrR family transcriptional regulator; translation: MTVDERPAPPPSLRERRRTVAVREIVDAAEAHITEHGPAALSLRAVARGLGMTVQALYHYFPSRDALLTTLITKTYDDLAAAVQEAADAAGPGGGAGFAAATEGYRRWAVANPERFQLIYGTPLRYYAAPAEGPTTQAVRRMSAVFEREMFRGYGRDRLAAAGIPPLSPELHAVLDGLRGSDPAALPPAAVALLFSAWGHMHGLVVLEVFGHTAFLGDHRAELFRLSMHNLLTDIRRRIPDAA
- a CDS encoding serine/threonine-protein kinase; this translates as MEPLAAGDPARVGDFVLRGRLGAGGMGEVFLGRSPGGRAAAVKVVHAHLARQPEFRGRFRREVAAARSVSGAYTAPVMAAGPEDDPPWIATLYVPGPSLAEAVRAAGPFPEVSVWPLAAGLVEALQAIHAEGLLHRDLTPSNVLLAADGPRVIDFGISRAVDGTVLTGTGATIGTPGFMSPEQARDGDVRQAGDVFSFGAVLAYAAGGVEPFGRGTPLGVLHRVVTAEPQLDEVPERIRTLVAACLAKNPDDRPTPAELLGLIAAEWDPGDDFPAAARWPEAVHTLIQARAVPPTARNTAPNTEPDNAPPPPHDAPTMTAPPRYEPTQPAGPPPEPEPAPAASGRVPKADRPRALRRRHRQALKLKRTGESEEAARRLAEVVADRSRVQGPDHIDVLYARQHHAMAVAESGREAEAAALLGDLIPEFVRRLGPDHRNTVTTRRGHAEAVGNAGRHEEAVRLLADIVTDTARVLGPNHPDTLLTRHLHGTNLADSGDHAEAARLFAVLLDDRIRVHGRNHEKTLVARMLHAHCVGLAGDHAEGARLMGELLPDLSRVRGPDHAETLAARGSRARHLGEAGEHAEAARAYAELAADTGRVLGPDHDDTLSARERHASHLGTSGEHVESARLHAGLAADQARLLGPDHRDTLLARHLSAWELGEAEEYAEAARLMGEVVADWARVVGPDHRDTMNARHFHARYVGGAGDYAEAARLMGEVVADWARAEAPDHQETLRAREWQAFYLDEVGDHEGAERLRAEADASRARAEGESVS
- a CDS encoding peptidoglycan recognition protein family protein — protein: MAAHPGFDRRALLRGGLTASAAGALGLGAAGLAHATPSSATTAAPGAAPAPPRGARALAAPEPRIYGTAEWGARPPEIDIVVLDHVPTYIAVHHTAEPGNSEDYSLEHAMEICRSIQNFHMDTQGWGDTGQQFTISRGGFCLEGRHETLDVVRGGTQHVQGANVGGRNSEVIGIENEGLYTDVDVPTALWDSLVAMVAWIAGQYGRPVENIMGHRDFNSTECPGDVLYARLPELRDAVAGVLGAPKPERTAVWPLLRPGDSGPVVRAAQHLLRARGFNGLPADGLFGPETKRAVAKLAEDGGVERHSCSAEYHKRNDETGYLGADIWPLITPRGRAGAGGEVTKAVEALLGRGRRAPSGRELDATVWKQLLS
- a CDS encoding helix-turn-helix domain-containing protein, whose translation is MVREQAGRVLGANLRALRARAGLSLSGLARASGIAKGTLSQLETGTGNPTIETVFSLSNALGVPVSSLLTEREDPDVLLVRSAGLEVLSSNAVDLRMLRRMDLTDTVVELYDQRVRPGEVQHSAGHPGREHVVVTSGRLRVGPPEAPYELGPGDYVCFQAAAPHVYETVGGPVLSVLMLEYPAAAHPVPPVASCAVPAPRQNAHRVPGTGA
- a CDS encoding NAD(P)/FAD-dependent oxidoreductase: MAYDVVVVGAGVIGAACAEALTAAGLSVAVLDRGAPASGTTAAGEGNVLVSDKAPGPELALAQHSRRRWPHLLAELRDLLGPRRAEAEWEAKGGLVVATAPAAAGALADFAAAQRTAGVRAEPVTPAEAGALEPHLTADVTAAVHYPQDGQLQPVLATTALLAAVRERGGRVRAGVTAHGVVTGAGGAVTGVRTDRGTVPCGAVVNACGPWAGRFAAAAGAPVAVLPRRGLVLVTAALPAGTVRHKVYDADYVGAVAGGTADLQTSTVVEATRSCTVLIGSSRERTGFDETVRVAVLRELARKAAGLFPVLAGVPVIRAYGGFRPYVPDHLPVIGEDPRRPGLWHATGHEGAGIGLAAGTGQLLADLFTGRAPEVAAEPFRVDRPGVMTQAEAADEPA
- a CDS encoding (2Fe-2S)-binding protein, whose protein sequence is MIVRVDGEELVTESGRTVAGLLLALGRVSWRTTRGGGRPRGVFCGIGVCHDCLVVVNGAADVRACQRLVRDGDDIRTQDGAELPA
- a CDS encoding FAD/NAD(P)-dependent oxidoreductase — translated: MSGPGVAGPVVVIGGGPAGMAAARAAARLGVRVLLVDSGAMLGGQYHRQNSLAGRDLFALPPGVEHLPHTVVWALEPVPGGGHRVHLRTGPADGPGRTGREVGTRALVLATGAYDRALPFPGWDLPGVYTAGAAQALAKGQGVRVGERVLVAGTGPFLLPVAASLTAAGAGVAGVLEAAEPVTAWLRRPAGAVAGWRKFGELAGYAALLARHRIPYRRRTAVVAAHGTDRVEAVTTARLTPGWETVPGSERRVEADAVCVGFGFVPQVETALAAGCALDGGFVAVDAAQATSVPGVFAAGELTGVGGAGPAAAEGEVAGVAAAKLLGARPAPPAAALRRVRAGRGFAAALARAYPVRDGWRTWLADDTLVCRCEEVPYGELRRSVQEREALGVRAVKLVSRAGLGQCQGRVCGPNVACLTGVPDAAAFARRPIASPVRLGELAEPPPAEPEPGT
- a CDS encoding proline racemase family protein, whose amino-acid sequence is MRASRYFTAVDSHTEGMPTRVITGGVGVVPGATMAERREYFAKHLDDIRQLLVNEPRGHAAMSGAILQPPTRPDADYGVLYIEVSGLLPMCGHGTIGVASVLVETGMVTVTEPVTEVRLDTPAGLVIARVAVSGGRAESVTFRNVPSFALELDAAVEVPGLGRVTYDMAFGGNFYAILPIESLGIPFAKAEKERMLTAGLAIMDAINEQNRPVHPAEPGIAGCKHVQLTAPPGGGPADARNAMVIHPGWFDRSPCGTGTSARMAQLYARGELELGADFVNESLLGTLFTGRLAAGTEIDGLPAQIPTVTGRAWITGMSQYLLDPDDPFPAGFTL